From the genome of Salvia splendens isolate huo1 chromosome 7, SspV2, whole genome shotgun sequence:
ataagtatggttctacattccactaactcactttactcatattttattataaaatcaatataaaaaagtgaatctcacattccactaacagtCATTTGGTAGGACACTTACTTTAGTATGGTGGCCTTTTATTACACTAGCAGACTAAATCAATAGTATGTACACTTAGTAGTAcatcttatttatattaaacgGGGCTAATAATAGTGTGATTAATCCAAAGAGAGAGTTTACCGAATAGGTTGAGGTCTCCATCTTCAAAGGCCACCGAACGGCTGCATGGACCAAAAACAGAGAGATCTATGTAATTAGAAAATTTCATATTGTGTGCACAATACTCTATGAAGAAAATGGGCTTACATTGAGAGAAAGAAAGGGATCCTTCTTGTGCTCGCCGGAGCTCAACTCGACTGGGACAAACTCATAGTCGAGCGATTTCTCGTTAAGGGAAGCAAGAACTCTCAATGTTGCAGTTGAGAAGAAGTTGCCGTGGACTTTGATCGTCGACATTGAAGTagtagaagaagaagattaATTTGGAAATAAACTCAGGGAATGTTAGTTGTTGCCTTATTGGAAATGTTATGCATGGTTCAACTATTTATATACCAATCTGTTGTGGTTTATTAAATTGGAAGTATGGACTTTCAATTTGTATTGACCAATATTATATGAGCACGAAAATTACATGTGTGCATACGTCATATATACAGACATAAGTTCACATGGCATCCAATTTTTTAATAAGTTGAATTTTCAGCTGGAATTGGGAAATTTAACAGCTTCGTCGGTGGTGGTTATATTTGTTGAGCGAATCGATATTAAAGTAATTGGGTAGGTGGATACGTGGTAGGTGAGTTATTGGGTTTGTTTGgatatgaatattttaattttggacTCTCAATAAAGGTGTTGTATATAGTAACCTCCATTAGATGCTAGTAGCTTCCAATTACACGATTAAATCTTTTAAACTAAACTACGCCTAACCACTGAAGGGTATAATTGAACTTTAAAAGCACATTCATCTACTTTTCCTATAACATATTGCACTTTGTTTTGTGCATATGTATTTTAAGTTACATagcaatattataaaacatattaCTGATAATAATGAATCCTAAAATGTGGAAATCTCGTATGGGTTATGGAAATTTACTCACCTATTTCAGAGGGTTGTTAAAAGAATAAAAGTTGTGAACCATGTGGTTAACAAGAAAACCCCATATTAGATATATTAATCAGGCAATTACACCTTTAGTAAAAGTGTATGCTTTTAGATACGAACTTTAGGTTTGTTAGGAGAAAAAATGTGTATATAGTGATGTGATTTTTAATGCATAAAATTTGTGTATatactaatactccctccgtcccacgttacttgaggcgtttcttttcggcacgagatttaaaaaaGTTGTGTTtggtgagttaaataaagtagatgagagaataaagtaagtgagaatagagactaaagtaaaagaaagaataaagtaggtgagattggatattttgtttttagccaaaaatagaactGACTCAAGTAATTTAGGACAATCTAGAAAAGAATACGACTTGAGTAAAttgaaatggagggagtaacatttaAATAGTTAGAATCACTAATAAGGACACGtagttgattttaattttaatctttaggagtatattttaataaaatattgacTTTTTTGAGCATCTAATATGCAGTTGTTGCACATTGTTTATGGACTGAATGAGGTACATATAACTTTTTGTCAATACACTATTAGTTACAACGATCTTCTCAATAACATTTTGAGTACGCAATAAACATGATGTTGCAATTATCTTAATAACTATTGTAGATGTTTGAATCAATGATTATAATATGCAAATACATCCACTAGAGTTACTAAAATTGCGAATTTCAAAATTCGAAATTTCGTATTGAATCATTGATATAGCCAAAATACGAAATTGCATACGGAGTATTTATTCAGCAAATGGCAAATACAAAGCAGCTAATGCGAAATTCCATAAACAAAGATAATTAAGATCGCCTAAGCCGCGTTAATTTTGAGCCAAGCGGGGCGGGCCAGGAGCGCGGCAGCCCAGGCCGAGACGGCGGGCCGCGCGTCGAACACCGCTTTCACCTTCGTCTTCATCAAATTAGCGATGATCGGAACGTGGTGCAGATCCGCCAACGAGAACTCTTCGCCGCCCAAATACTTGGACTTCCCCAATCGAGCCTCGTAGACGTCGAGAACCGCAGCCAACTGCCCCTGCAGCTGCTCCACGGCGGCGTCGTCGGTCGTCAGCCCCTTCATCGGCTTCACCAGAATCTCGAAGCTCAGCTTCTGCCCCGCCGCGTCGAATCTCTGCGACTCCACCTCCATCCAAACTCCGATGATCGCCATCTTCTTCGGATCCTCAGAGATCAGCGGCGTCCCCTTGTCCGCGTACGCGTGCGCGATGTATCTCGTAATCGCCCGAGATTCTggagttgataaaaaaaattagatttaaaaaaaaactgaattCATCTAGAATCTTCCATTATTTTACCGAAGAGTTTGAGATCGCCGTCTTCGAAGCCGGGTACCTGACCGAATGGCTGAAACGAAAAAAACAATTGTGATCAGACTGAAGAAGAGATCTATAGAGAGAGAggtctagagagagaaagagggattACGTTGAGAGAGAGGAAGGGCTGTTTCTTTTGCTGGCCGGTGGCTAAATCGACCAGCACGAATTCGTAATCGAGTTGTTTCTCTGCTAAGCTGAGAAGAACTCTTTTTGCTGCGGGGGAAACAGGGGATCCGTGGACCTTGATTGCCATTGCTCTTCCACAAATTCTGCAATAAACTGATGAGAGGGTTACTTGTGGAAGATAGAGTTTAGGGGT
Proteins encoded in this window:
- the LOC121742131 gene encoding glutathione S-transferase PARB-like; its protein translation is MAIKVHGSPVSPAAKRVLLSLAEKQLDYEFVLVDLATGQQKKQPFLSLNPFGQVPGFEDGDLKLFESRAITRYIAHAYADKGTPLISEDPKKMAIIGVWMEVESQRFDAAGQKLSFEILVKPMKGLTTDDAAVEQLQGQLAAVLDVYEARLGKSKYLGGEEFSLADLHHVPIIANLMKTKVKAVFDARPAVSAWAAALLARPAWLKINAA